The sequence CGGCGAGAAATACGGAGGAAGTACTTACTGGGATACCGAAGCCTACTGTATCCCTTTCTTCCTTTCGACAGCTTCTCCTAAGGTGACCCGAAATTTATTGATTTATCGTTATAAACACCTTCAAAAGGCAATTGAAAATGCCCAAAAGCTGGGTTTTACCGGTGGCGCTGCTTTATATCCCATGGTAACCATGAATGGTGAAGAGTGTCATAACGAATGGGAAATTACTTTCGAGGAAATTCACCGGAATGGGGCTATTGCTTTCGCAATTTACAATTATATCCGTTATACAGGCGATGAACATTATCTGGCCGAATATGGTCTGGAAGTCCTTATTGGCATTTCCCGTTTTTGGAGTCAGCGGGCTACTTTTTCAGAAGTAAAAAAACAGTATGTTATTTTAGGTGTTACTGGCCCGAATGAGTATGAAAATAATGTGAACAACAACTGGTACACCAATACCCTGGCCAAATGGTGTATGGAATATACCATTGAGGCTATTAAAAAGGTGATATCTATTGATCCTAAACGATTTAATGAAATTGTTCAAAAGACCAAATTGCAGGAAAACAGCGAAGTTCAAAAATGGAAGAAGATTGCTGATAACATGTATTTTCCGTATGAATCCAATTTGAAGATTTTCCTGCAACAGGAAGGATACATGGAAAAGGAACAGATTCTGGTCAAAGATCTCGATGCAGGAAACAGGCCAATCAACCAGCGCTGGTCGTGGGACAGGATTTTACGTTCCTGTTTTATCAAACAGGCAGATGTGCTGCAGGGGATTTATCTGTTTGAAGACAAGTACGATACTGATTTTATCAGGCGTCATTTTGATTTCTATGAACCCCGCACAGTTCATGAATCTTCATTGTCTCCCTGCGTTCATTCCATTGTGGCTGCCCGTATAGGCCGCATAGAAAAAGCTTATGAATTATACCTGCGCACTTCCCGCCTGGACCTGGACGATTATAATAACGAAGTCCATGAAGGTCTTCATATCACCAGCATGGCCGGAACCTGGATGTCCATTGTTGAAGGTTTTGGCGGTAAACGGGTGAAAGATGATAAATTATACCTTTATCCCCTGATTCCTGAACAGTGGAATGAATATTCATTCTCCCTTGTATTTCGCAATAAAGATATACAAGTAGCTGTCAATAAGGAATTTGTAAATTTGTCGATTAAAGGCGATTCTGAATTAACAGTTAATGTTTATAACAAAGATGTGCATCTATCGCCTGAAAAGTTGGTGAAGATACCCACTCTGGCGACAAGAGTTTAATATAAACGCTAAAATTTAAATTATTGTTCATGAAAAAAATAATTTCATTTTTATTTGTCTCATTTTTCTTTTATTCAACAACCCTCGTTTTTGCAACGGGTAAAATCACCCTGAACAGGATGGAACCTGCCAGTTGGTGGATCGGAATGAAGAACCCCAGTCTTCAGCTTTTGGTTTACGGGAATGACATCGGCCTTACTGATGCCAAAATAAATATCCCGGGAGTAACCCTTAAAGGGACTGAAAAAGTTGAAAATAAAAATTACCTGTTTGTTGATTTGGTTATCAGCGATCAGGCTGTTCCGGGAAATTATCCCATAGAATTTATCAAAGACGGGAAGAAAGTTTTAAAAGCTTTTTTCCAACTAAATAACCGTGGAAATAATTCGGCTCAGCGAAAGAGTTATGATGCTTCGGATGTGATGTATCTTCTGATGCCCGACCGTTTTTCGAATGGCAATCCGAACAATGATTCCATGAAAGGTATGTACGAAAAAGCCAATCTTTCTGATCCCAATGGCCGACACGGCGGTGATATTCAGGGAATAATCAATCATCTGGATTATTTAAAGAATTCGGGATTTTCGGCCTTGTGGATTACCCCGCTTCTGGAAGATAATATGCAGAACTATTCCTATCATACTTATGCAATTACCGATTTTTACCGGATTGACCCCCGGTTTGGGACAAATGCAGATTATGCCCGGCTTGCCGATGAAATGCACCAACGCGGCATGAAATTGGTTATGGATGTAGTGACCAACCATTGTGGTTCGAACCATTACTGGATGGCTGATTTGCCCACAAAAGACTGGGTGCATCAGTTTAAAAATTATACACATTGCAATTTCAGGATTCCGTCTGTTTACGATCCTTATGCTTCGGAAGCTGACCGGAATCTGAATTTTAACGGTTGGTTCGATACCACGATGCCTGATCTTAACCAGGACAATCCTTATCTCTTAACTTATCTGACCCAAAATACCATCTGGTGGGTTGAATATGCCGGATTAGACGGTTTGCGGATTGATACACATCCCTATAATAGCACCAAGTCCTTACCGCGTCTTGTAAAGGCTGTTCGTGAAGAATATCCCAATATTAATATAGTCGGGGAAAATACTATTCATACTTCACAGGAAATGGCATATTGGCAGACAGGTTCTAAAAATTATGACGGTTACGATTCTCAACTGCCTTCTGTAATGGATTTCCCTCTGCAGGATATTTATGCATCCAGTTTTGATGGCTGGTTGGAAGGATTTTACAACCATTTTGCCCTGGATTATATCGTCCCTGATCCAAATAATTTGCTGGTTTTTACTGAAAATCATGACACTCAGCGTTTTGATGAAATCATCAGTAATGATATCGCGAAATACAAGATGGCTTACACGGTACTGTTTACCATCAGAGGGATACCTCAGTTTTATACCGGTTCCGAAATCATGATGAGGGGCGATAAATTGAAGGGTGATGGATATGCCCGTCTGGATTTTCCGGGTGGTTGGCCCAATGATACCCGCAATGCTTTTACCGAAGAAGGCAGAACACCACAGGAAAATGAATCTTATCATTTTATTTATAAACTGCTGAACTG is a genomic window of Bacteroidota bacterium containing:
- a CDS encoding glycoside hydrolase family 13 protein codes for the protein MKKIISFLFVSFFFYSTTLVFATGKITLNRMEPASWWIGMKNPSLQLLVYGNDIGLTDAKINIPGVTLKGTEKVENKNYLFVDLVISDQAVPGNYPIEFIKDGKKVLKAFFQLNNRGNNSAQRKSYDASDVMYLLMPDRFSNGNPNNDSMKGMYEKANLSDPNGRHGGDIQGIINHLDYLKNSGFSALWITPLLEDNMQNYSYHTYAITDFYRIDPRFGTNADYARLADEMHQRGMKLVMDVVTNHCGSNHYWMADLPTKDWVHQFKNYTHCNFRIPSVYDPYASEADRNLNFNGWFDTTMPDLNQDNPYLLTYLTQNTIWWVEYAGLDGLRIDTHPYNSTKSLPRLVKAVREEYPNINIVGENTIHTSQEMAYWQTGSKNYDGYDSQLPSVMDFPLQDIYASSFDGWLEGFYNHFALDYIVPDPNNLLVFTENHDTQRFDEIISNDIAKYKMAYTVLFTIRGIPQFYTGSEIMMRGDKLKGDGYARLDFPGGWPNDTRNAFTEEGRTPQENESYHFIYKLLNWRKANPVIFYGKTMQFAPQDNIYVYFRYNDAKTVMVILNGNSQAENLDTQRFAERMKEFTSGYDIISEKKINDLSVINVPAKTSMIIELSKN
- a CDS encoding glycoside hydrolase family 65 protein, which produces MNKYLKSDEWCIIEEGFNPVNHKCSESIFSLGNGHMGQRANFEEQYSGKTLQGSYIAGVYYPDKTKVGWWKNGYPEYFAKVLNSPNWIGIDVRLNNVHLDLAKCKVENFRRVLNMKEGFLERSFIAVFHDGNKLKVETKRFLSRALPEVGAIRYTVTPLNFDGEIIFTPYIDGDVKNEDSNYNEKFWNIIKSQSVKNEAYLLCQTKKLDFQVGFGMKFRTEINGKPCNQVPTNEESPKYAGCSIKIQAVQNDVITLYKYAAVLSSLDHPADKLLDLTGERVNEAFSAGFETLFETHKNKWAQIWEHSDIQIKGDIEAQQGIRFNIFQLNQTYTGEDERLNIGPKGFTGEKYGGSTYWDTEAYCIPFFLSTASPKVTRNLLIYRYKHLQKAIENAQKLGFTGGAALYPMVTMNGEECHNEWEITFEEIHRNGAIAFAIYNYIRYTGDEHYLAEYGLEVLIGISRFWSQRATFSEVKKQYVILGVTGPNEYENNVNNNWYTNTLAKWCMEYTIEAIKKVISIDPKRFNEIVQKTKLQENSEVQKWKKIADNMYFPYESNLKIFLQQEGYMEKEQILVKDLDAGNRPINQRWSWDRILRSCFIKQADVLQGIYLFEDKYDTDFIRRHFDFYEPRTVHESSLSPCVHSIVAARIGRIEKAYELYLRTSRLDLDDYNNEVHEGLHITSMAGTWMSIVEGFGGKRVKDDKLYLYPLIPEQWNEYSFSLVFRNKDIQVAVNKEFVNLSIKGDSELTVNVYNKDVHLSPEKLVKIPTLATRV